One region of Priestia megaterium genomic DNA includes:
- a CDS encoding bifunctional 3-deoxy-7-phosphoheptulonate synthase/chorismate mutase, producing the protein MTKSLEQLRGQIDEINLEILELLNKRGEIAQEIGKVKGTQGVNRFDPVRERKSLDQILANHNGPFEASTIQHIFKEIFKASLELQEDDHRKALLVSRKKKSEDTIVDINGTKVGPGNLEFVMGPCAVESYEQVKEVGLALKEQGITLMRGGAFKPRTSPYDFQGLGVEGLKILRQVGDELGLSIISEIVSPQDIETALDYVDVIQIGARNMQNFELLKAAGSVDKPILLKRGLAATIEEFINAAEYIMSRGNGNIILCERGIRTYERATRNTLDISAVPILKKETHLPVVVDVTHSTGRKDLLLPCAKAAIAIGADAVMAEVHPDPAVALSDSAQQMNIPEFHKFMEELKGAAVKLS; encoded by the coding sequence ATGACAAAATCACTAGAACAATTACGAGGACAAATCGACGAAATAAATTTAGAAATTTTAGAATTATTAAATAAACGCGGTGAAATCGCACAAGAAATTGGAAAAGTAAAAGGTACACAAGGTGTGAATCGCTTTGATCCAGTTCGTGAACGTAAATCATTAGATCAAATCTTAGCTAACCATAATGGTCCATTCGAAGCTTCAACAATTCAGCATATTTTCAAAGAAATTTTCAAAGCAAGCTTAGAACTTCAAGAAGACGATCACCGTAAAGCACTTCTTGTATCTCGTAAAAAGAAATCAGAAGATACAATCGTTGACATCAACGGCACAAAAGTAGGACCTGGAAACTTAGAATTCGTAATGGGACCATGTGCAGTAGAAAGCTACGAACAAGTAAAAGAAGTGGGCTTAGCGCTTAAAGAACAAGGCATTACATTAATGCGCGGCGGAGCGTTCAAACCACGTACATCACCTTACGATTTCCAAGGTCTTGGAGTGGAAGGATTAAAAATCTTACGTCAAGTAGGAGATGAGCTAGGTCTATCAATTATCAGTGAAATTGTTTCTCCTCAAGATATTGAAACGGCTCTAGACTACGTAGATGTGATTCAAATTGGTGCACGTAACATGCAAAACTTCGAGCTATTAAAAGCTGCAGGTTCTGTAGACAAACCAATTCTTTTAAAACGTGGATTGGCAGCAACAATTGAAGAATTCATTAACGCTGCTGAATACATTATGTCTCGCGGAAATGGAAACATTATTCTTTGTGAACGCGGTATCCGCACATACGAGCGTGCAACACGCAACACATTAGATATCTCAGCTGTTCCAATCTTGAAAAAAGAAACGCATTTACCAGTTGTAGTAGACGTAACGCATTCGACAGGACGCAAAGACTTACTATTACCATGTGCAAAAGCAGCGATTGCTATCGGCGCAGATGCTGTAATGGCAGAAGTTCATCCAGACCCAGCAGTAGCACTATCAGATTCAGCACAGCAAATGAACATTCCTGAATTCCACAAATTCATGGAAGAATTAAAAGGTGCAGCAGTAAAATTATCTTAA
- a CDS encoding chromate transporter: MIYIQLFMAFFVSNILGYGGGPASIPLIQKEVVDRYHWLTVKEFSEMLAIGNALPGPIATKMAGFIGYQQAGILGSVIALFATIAPSVLLLVILLRILFKYKDSPNVKKMTNYIRPVIAILLGLMAYEFFMNSYGDSGIWQTLFLVAASFLLLEKLRVHPAFVIVGALVYGAVFLA, translated from the coding sequence ATGATTTATATTCAGCTATTTATGGCGTTTTTTGTTTCAAATATTTTAGGCTATGGAGGCGGACCTGCGTCGATTCCGCTCATTCAAAAAGAAGTTGTAGACCGCTACCATTGGCTTACCGTTAAAGAGTTTAGTGAAATGCTGGCAATTGGAAATGCGCTTCCAGGTCCAATTGCGACAAAAATGGCGGGATTTATCGGATATCAGCAGGCAGGGATTTTAGGCTCGGTGATTGCTCTTTTTGCAACGATTGCTCCGTCGGTTTTGCTTTTAGTCATTTTACTTCGAATATTATTTAAGTATAAAGATTCACCAAATGTTAAGAAAATGACCAACTACATTCGTCCCGTAATCGCTATTTTACTTGGCTTAATGGCGTATGAATTTTTTATGAATTCATACGGTGATTCAGGTATATGGCAAACTCTATTTTTAGTAGCAGCCAGCTTTCTTTTATTGGAAAAATTACGTGTGCATCCAGCGTTCGTTATTGTCGGAGCACTCGTATACGGAGCTGTTTTTCTTGCTTAA
- the allC gene encoding allantoate deiminase: protein MVADMTGKSKLCQQIEENISWLSQFGLDEKEGVTRLLYTEQWNAAQKALEEKMKGLHLKTYYDDVGNLFGRLQGTGPEQQVILTGSHIDTVINGGKYDGAFGVVAGIIALQYLYAHYGSPTKTLEVVSLCEEEGSRFPLTYWGSGNMNGLHSKSDAKHVINKEGVKLDDAMKQLNFGEGLHSEPYRTDIASFIELHIEQGKQLEMSHCDIGIVSSIVGQKRFTVSVKGESNHAGTTPMNIRKDAFYVSCKLAKAFIELSEKYHNALYVTVGKITLSPNAPNVIPGYVEFTVDIRHHEYKVLQEAEREMKEIIKRTAGDLEVNLNCWMDEKPVAMSEQLSELSKIISSEKNISSRELVSGAGHDSQVFGRRVPTCLLFVPSQDGISHSPKEFTKGEQLEKGVKVLIELLYKLAY, encoded by the coding sequence ATGGTTGCAGATATGACGGGAAAATCTAAGCTTTGTCAGCAAATCGAAGAAAACATTAGCTGGTTGTCACAGTTTGGGTTAGATGAAAAAGAAGGTGTCACGAGGCTTTTATATACGGAACAGTGGAATGCAGCTCAAAAGGCATTGGAAGAAAAAATGAAGGGACTTCACCTCAAAACGTATTACGATGATGTAGGAAATTTATTTGGACGGTTGCAAGGAACGGGTCCAGAACAACAAGTTATTTTAACAGGATCCCATATCGACACCGTGATAAACGGAGGAAAATATGACGGGGCTTTTGGTGTTGTGGCAGGTATCATTGCTCTGCAGTACCTATATGCGCATTATGGCTCCCCTACAAAAACCTTAGAGGTCGTATCACTTTGTGAAGAAGAAGGTAGCAGATTTCCTCTTACGTATTGGGGATCAGGTAATATGAATGGATTACACAGCAAAAGTGATGCAAAACATGTTATAAATAAAGAAGGGGTTAAGCTGGATGACGCAATGAAACAACTCAATTTCGGAGAAGGCCTCCACAGCGAGCCATACCGCACGGACATCGCTTCTTTTATTGAACTGCATATCGAGCAAGGAAAGCAGCTTGAAATGTCTCATTGCGATATCGGAATTGTTTCTAGTATCGTCGGGCAGAAACGATTTACAGTATCTGTTAAAGGTGAAAGTAACCATGCGGGCACAACCCCGATGAACATCCGGAAAGATGCATTTTATGTGAGCTGCAAACTCGCTAAGGCATTTATTGAATTGAGCGAAAAATATCATAACGCTTTATACGTAACGGTTGGAAAAATTACACTTTCTCCAAATGCACCGAATGTAATACCAGGATATGTAGAATTCACGGTCGATATAAGACATCATGAGTATAAGGTTTTACAAGAAGCAGAACGAGAAATGAAGGAAATTATCAAGCGAACAGCAGGGGATTTAGAAGTGAATCTCAACTGCTGGATGGATGAAAAACCTGTTGCCATGAGCGAACAATTATCTGAACTTTCCAAAATTATTTCCTCGGAAAAGAATATCTCCTCCCGAGAATTAGTAAGCGGTGCAGGACACGACTCGCAGGTATTCGGGCGAAGAGTTCCCACATGTTTGTTATTCGTCCCGAGCCAAGATGGAATCAGCCATTCCCCAAAGGAATTCACCAAAGGAGAACAGTTAGAAAAAGGAGTAAAGGTATTAATAGAACTATTATATAAACTTGCCTACTAG
- a CDS encoding pyridoxal-phosphate-dependent aminotransferase family protein: protein MTITKQLHTPPRTIMTPGPVEADPRVLRALGTPILGQFDPAFTRIMNETMEMLRELFQTKNKWAFPVDGTSRAGIEAVLASVVEPGDKVFVPIFGRFGYLLTEIAERYGAEVHNIECEWGEVFDPETVIQEIKKVNPKIVAMVHGETSTGRMQPLKEIGAACRDQDVLFIVDAVATIGGTDVKVDEWNIDALIAGTQKCLSVPSGMAPITYNDRIEKIIMERKKVEKGIATKADAQTVRLRPNIISNYFDLSQLQDYWSERRLNHHTEATSMLYALREGLRVILEEGLEERFARHRLHEKALVAGIKAMGLSLFGDEHSKVPTVTCVLIPLGIDGEAVRSTLLEQFGIEIASSFGPMHGKIWRIGTMGYSCRKDNVLFTLAGLEAVLIRNGASVNAGSALQAALEVYEEEVALSSL from the coding sequence ATGACTATAACAAAACAGCTTCATACACCGCCGCGTACGATTATGACACCAGGCCCCGTAGAAGCAGATCCACGCGTATTAAGAGCATTAGGAACACCTATTTTAGGTCAGTTCGACCCCGCATTTACGCGCATTATGAACGAAACGATGGAAATGCTTCGTGAGCTATTTCAAACCAAAAACAAATGGGCTTTTCCCGTTGATGGAACGTCTAGAGCTGGGATTGAAGCAGTTCTTGCAAGTGTAGTTGAACCGGGCGATAAAGTATTCGTCCCGATTTTCGGCCGCTTCGGCTATTTATTAACGGAAATTGCCGAGCGCTACGGAGCTGAGGTACACAATATTGAATGCGAATGGGGAGAAGTGTTTGACCCTGAGACCGTAATCCAGGAAATAAAAAAAGTAAACCCAAAAATCGTTGCAATGGTTCATGGCGAAACGTCTACAGGAAGAATGCAGCCTCTTAAAGAAATTGGTGCTGCATGTCGCGACCAAGATGTTTTATTTATTGTCGACGCAGTAGCTACTATCGGCGGTACGGATGTAAAAGTAGACGAGTGGAACATTGACGCATTGATTGCAGGTACACAAAAGTGTTTATCTGTTCCGTCGGGTATGGCACCTATTACGTACAATGATCGTATTGAAAAAATTATCATGGAACGTAAAAAAGTTGAAAAAGGAATTGCGACAAAAGCAGATGCTCAAACTGTTCGTCTGCGTCCAAATATTATCAGCAACTATTTTGATTTGAGTCAGCTTCAAGACTATTGGAGTGAGCGCAGGCTAAATCATCACACGGAAGCAACGTCCATGCTCTATGCTTTAAGAGAAGGACTGCGCGTTATTTTAGAAGAAGGGTTAGAAGAAAGATTTGCAAGGCATCGTCTCCACGAAAAAGCACTCGTAGCCGGAATTAAAGCAATGGGATTATCTTTATTTGGCGATGAGCACTCAAAAGTTCCAACCGTTACGTGCGTCTTAATTCCATTAGGAATTGACGGGGAAGCAGTTCGTTCTACGCTTCTTGAACAATTTGGAATTGAAATCGCAAGTTCTTTTGGGCCGATGCACGGAAAAATATGGCGTATCGGCACCATGGGATACAGCTGCCGTAAAGACAACGTTCTCTTTACATTAGCCGGTCTTGAAGCAGTGCTTATTCGAAACGGGGCAAGCGTAAATGCAGGTTCTGCTCTGCAAGCAGCTTTAGAAGTTTATGAGGAAGAAGTAGCGTTGTCTAGTCTGTAA
- the ggt gene encoding gamma-glutamyltransferase: MSEYFFTHPYASQRTCTFGKNGMVATSQPLAAQAGLEMLKKGGNAVDAAIASAACLTVVEPTSNGIGGDAFALVWINEELYGLNASGPAPASISIETLRAMGIKEMPARGFVPVTVPGAPSAWVELSKRFGRLPLKEVLQPAISYAQEGFPISPILGYNWERAFERFTHALKGDEYKHWFETFTNNGSAPKVGEMWRSPDHAATLLEIAETNGESFYRGDLADKIAAFSKKHGGFLAKEDLAAFKAEWVKPISTSYRGYDVWEIPPNGQGLIALLALNTLKGFSFDAKDSVDTYHKQIEAMKLAFADGQKFITDADKMTVAVEDLLNDSYANKRRGLIGEKALIPEAGQPSHSGTIYLATADGEGNMVSFIQSNYMDFGSGLVVPNTGICLQNRGHNFSLDPQHHNRLEPGKRTYHTIIPGFLTKNKSAVGSFGVMGKFMQPQGHVQVIMNMIDFHLNPQAALDAPRWQWIEHKKVLVEKEMPSHIVEALERKGHDIHVATSRHTFGRGQIILRDEQTGVLYGGTEARTDGAVVAY, from the coding sequence ATGAGCGAATACTTTTTCACACACCCATATGCATCGCAGCGTACGTGCACGTTTGGAAAAAACGGAATGGTAGCAACTAGTCAGCCTCTTGCCGCTCAGGCGGGTCTTGAAATGTTGAAAAAAGGAGGCAATGCAGTAGATGCTGCTATTGCCTCCGCAGCTTGTTTAACGGTGGTAGAACCTACTTCAAATGGAATTGGCGGAGATGCATTTGCTCTTGTGTGGATAAATGAAGAACTATATGGACTCAACGCGAGCGGTCCTGCTCCTGCTTCTATCTCTATTGAGACTCTGCGCGCCATGGGGATAAAAGAGATGCCGGCTCGCGGTTTTGTTCCTGTTACGGTCCCAGGTGCCCCGAGTGCGTGGGTGGAGCTGTCAAAACGCTTTGGCCGGCTACCGTTAAAAGAAGTGCTGCAGCCGGCTATTTCTTATGCGCAAGAAGGGTTCCCAATCTCCCCAATTTTAGGGTACAATTGGGAACGAGCGTTTGAACGATTTACACACGCGTTAAAAGGTGACGAATATAAACACTGGTTTGAGACATTTACTAACAATGGATCTGCTCCTAAGGTAGGGGAAATGTGGCGATCACCAGACCATGCTGCTACGCTGCTTGAAATTGCCGAAACGAATGGAGAATCTTTTTACAGAGGGGATTTAGCTGATAAAATAGCAGCTTTTTCGAAAAAACACGGCGGATTTTTAGCAAAAGAGGATTTAGCAGCTTTTAAAGCAGAGTGGGTAAAGCCGATTTCAACTTCTTACCGAGGATACGATGTGTGGGAAATACCCCCTAACGGCCAAGGTCTTATTGCGCTTTTAGCTTTAAATACGCTAAAAGGTTTTTCTTTTGATGCCAAAGATTCTGTCGATACATACCACAAGCAAATTGAAGCTATGAAGCTAGCGTTTGCAGATGGACAAAAATTTATTACAGATGCTGATAAAATGACAGTAGCAGTTGAAGATTTGTTGAATGATTCTTATGCAAACAAGCGCAGAGGGCTGATTGGTGAAAAAGCGCTTATTCCCGAAGCCGGACAGCCGTCTCATAGCGGCACGATCTATTTGGCTACAGCTGATGGAGAAGGAAACATGGTATCATTCATTCAAAGTAATTACATGGATTTTGGCTCAGGACTTGTCGTACCTAATACGGGCATATGCCTGCAAAACCGCGGGCACAATTTTTCGTTAGACCCACAGCACCATAACCGGTTAGAGCCTGGAAAACGAACCTATCATACCATTATTCCTGGATTTTTAACAAAGAATAAAAGTGCTGTAGGTTCATTTGGTGTAATGGGTAAATTTATGCAGCCGCAAGGACATGTGCAAGTCATCATGAATATGATTGATTTTCATCTAAATCCTCAGGCAGCTTTAGATGCACCAAGATGGCAGTGGATTGAACATAAAAAGGTTCTTGTGGAAAAAGAAATGCCTTCACATATTGTAGAAGCATTAGAACGCAAAGGGCATGATATTCATGTGGCTACGAGCAGACATACGTTTGGAAGAGGGCAGATTATTTTAAGAGATGAACAAACCGGTGTATTATACGGCGGCACAGAAGCGCGAACAGACGGAGCCGTCGTTGCTTATTAA
- a CDS encoding chromate transporter, whose amino-acid sequence MRQLDIFIAFFRSGMLGYGGGPSAIPLVKKEVVDTYKWMDDDEFGDLLAIANTLPGPIATKLAGYIGYRVGGILGLGTALFAAVIPTVFLMVLLLTTLTQFKDQPWVMGMTKAVVPVVGVMLAVMTWDFFKKSTSGLGWTPAIILLIISLGLMEFAHIHPAVIIIVLMAAAWIPLKRKGKKGESDEHKQKRESV is encoded by the coding sequence ATGCGACAATTGGATATTTTTATAGCGTTTTTTCGCTCAGGTATGCTCGGCTACGGAGGAGGACCTTCAGCTATTCCACTTGTAAAAAAAGAAGTAGTCGATACGTACAAGTGGATGGATGACGATGAATTTGGCGATTTGTTAGCAATTGCCAATACGCTGCCTGGGCCTATTGCGACAAAGCTGGCTGGATACATCGGCTATCGAGTCGGCGGTATCTTAGGTCTCGGTACAGCTTTATTTGCAGCCGTTATTCCAACCGTTTTTTTAATGGTATTACTGTTGACCACTTTAACGCAATTTAAAGATCAGCCCTGGGTTATGGGGATGACCAAAGCAGTCGTTCCTGTAGTGGGAGTGATGCTCGCGGTTATGACATGGGATTTTTTTAAAAAATCAACGTCTGGTTTAGGCTGGACGCCAGCTATTATCTTACTCATTATTAGTTTAGGACTAATGGAATTTGCCCATATTCATCCAGCAGTTATTATTATTGTACTTATGGCAGCAGCTTGGATTCCGCTAAAACGAAAAGGAAAAAAAGGCGAAAGTGATGAGCACAAGCAAAAGAGGGAATCGGTATGA
- a CDS encoding GNAT family N-acetyltransferase: MVEKALLEDVQDLVNLRMLLMKELGELNGSEKLFRKATEEYFTANINSPNNYTAILKVDGKIVSAGSLVFFIRPPSPGNLQGKEAYVMNMYTAFDHRKHGYSSAILKHLMQYGQKSGVNRIWLNASAAGKSLYQKHGFIEYDSEMEYVVEKN, translated from the coding sequence ATGGTTGAAAAAGCACTATTAGAAGACGTGCAGGACCTGGTTAACCTGCGAATGCTGCTCATGAAAGAACTGGGAGAACTAAATGGGAGTGAGAAGCTGTTTCGAAAAGCGACAGAAGAATATTTTACTGCGAATATAAATAGCCCAAATAATTATACGGCTATTTTAAAAGTCGATGGAAAAATTGTATCAGCAGGAAGCCTCGTCTTTTTTATACGTCCGCCTTCACCGGGTAACCTTCAAGGAAAAGAAGCATATGTTATGAACATGTATACAGCTTTTGATCACCGAAAGCACGGCTATTCTTCCGCTATTTTAAAGCACTTGATGCAGTACGGCCAAAAAAGTGGTGTAAATCGAATATGGTTAAATGCTTCTGCCGCTGGAAAAAGCTTGTATCAAAAACATGGATTTATTGAATATGACTCTGAAATGGAATACGTGGTTGAAAAAAATTAA